The nucleotide window aagaaagatttttaaaccttgagacaattgagacatggattgtgtagtttcccatgtgtataaAGAATGAcccaccacccaaatgacatccagccaattgacacaactgtaggccagcatccctgtgtaaTGCTTTCGAtcccttgtagagtccatgccccaacaaattgatgctgttttgagggcaaaggTGGTGCAACtatatattaggaaggtgttcctaatgttttgtactgtgtgtgtgtgtgtgtgtgtgtgtgtgtgtgtgtgtgtgtgtgtgtgtgtgtgtgtgtgtgtgtgtgtgtgtgtgtgtgtgtgtgtgtgtgtgtgtgtgctctgaacaaaaaaaataaacacaatatgtaaagtgtttcataagctgaattaaagatcccagaaatgttccatatgcacaaaaagcctctttctctaaaatgttgtgcacaaatttgtttacatctgttagtgagcatttcgcctttgccaagataatccatccacctgacaggtgtggtatatcaagaagctggttaaacagcatgatcattacaggttcaccttgtactggggactataaaaggccactctaaaatgtgcagttttgtcagacaacacgattccacagatgtcttaagttttgagggatgctgactgcaggaatgtccaccagagctgttgggaGAGaagttaaatgttaatttctctaccataagccgcctcccaCGTCTTTTgggagaatttggcagtaggttcaaccggcctcacaaccgcagaccgcatgtaaccacgccagcccaggacctccacatccggcttcttgacctgcgggatcgtctgagaccagccacccggacagctgatgaaaccgaggagtatttctgtctgtaatagagcccttttgtgggggaaaactaattctgattggctgggcctggctccctagttggtgggcctggctccctagttggtgggcctggctcccaagtgggttggcctatgccctcccaggcccacccatggttgcgcccctgcccagtcatgtgaaatccatagattagggcctaattcatttatctccttatatgaactgtaactcagtaaaataattgaaattgttgcatttatatatttttgttcagtgtctaCACTGTCGACATGCCTTAAAATTAaaggattcggctatttcagccacaaaccgttgctgacaagtgtataaaatcaatcacacagccatgcaatctccatagacaaacattggcagtagaatggcccctactgaagagctcagtgactttcaacgtggcaccgtcatagcatgccacctttccaacaagtcagttcggcaAATTTCtactctgctagagctgcccggtcaactgtaagtgctgttattgtgaagtggatatGTCTAGGAGCAACCGCAAAGTGgaagaccacacaagctcacagaacgggaaggCTGAAGCATGTAgcgtgtaaaatatatttttaaaataaatattgtctgtccttggttgcaacactcactactgattttccaaactgcctctggaagctacatcagcacaagaactgtttgtcaggagtgTCATAAAATAGTTTCCCATGGCCAAGCAgcggcacacaagcctaagatcaccatgtgcaatgccaagcgtcagctggagtggtgtaaaggtcaccgctattggactctggagcagtggaaatgcattctctggagtgatgaatcacgcttcaccatctggcagtccgactgagaaatctgggtttggcggataccaggagaacacTATATAGTTTGGAGGAggcggaataatggtctggggctgtttttcataatttgggttaggccccttagctccagtgaagggaaatcttaacggtacagcatacaatgacctACTAAATTCTGTgcttcaactttgtggcaacagtttggggaaggccctttcctgtttcagcatgacaaaccccccgtgcacaaagcaaggtccatacagaaatggtttgtggaagaacttaaccggcctgcacagagccctgacctcaaccctattgaatccctgggatgaattggaatgccgactgcgagccaggcctaatcacccagcATCactgcccaacctcactaatgctcttgtggctgaatggaagcaagtccatgcagcaatgttccaacatctagtggaaataatggatgctgttatagcagcaaaagggggaccaactccatattaatggccatgattttggaatgggagatgggagaaccttccagaaggacaaccatctctgcagcactccaccaatcaggccttttatggtagccactcctcagtaaaaggcacatgacagccctcttggaatTTGCCAAGAGgcacgattctctggtctgataaaaccaagatggaactctggcctgaatgccaagtgtcaaatCTGGAGAtaacctggcaacatccctacggtgaagcatggtggtggcagcatcatgctgtggggatgtttttcagcggcagggactgggagactagtcaggatcgagggtaaGATGAACatcgcaaagtacagagagatccttgatgaaaacctgctccaggacctcagactggggcgagggttcaccttcaaacagtacaatgaccctaaccacacagccaagacaaggcaggagtggcttcaggacaagactctgaatgtccttgagtggcccagccagagcccggacttgaacccgatcaaacatctctggagagacttgaaaatagctgtgcagcaacgctccccatccaacctgacagcttgagaggatctgcagagaagaatgggagaaactccccaaatacaggtgtgccaagcttatagcgccatacccaagaagactcgaggctgcaatcactgccaaaggtgcttcaacaaagtactcagtaaagggtctgaatacttatgtaaatgtgaattcagttttatattttaaatacatttgcaaaatgtctaaacctgtttttgctttgtcattatggagtattgtgtgtaattgatgagggggaaaaaccaatataatcaattttagaataaggctataacgtaacaaaatgtggaaaaagtcaaggggtctgaatacttatcgaATGCACCATATATCTATGTAAAGTTTTTTTGAGGGGGTGTCACAGCCAACATACAGAAACATATGTAATTGTATAGCTAATCTAATaatattctacacattttgccatgaggctgagggGAAAATGGAGCAGTTTTACAGTTAATTTCCTGTaataatatgtatttttttgccatggcttatgtgtttggggggggggttggcgGCCCTGCCTTGTGGGGGTGTGTGGTTCCAGTGATGGAGTGGCGTGCGCAATGAGCATGCTGTGTTGGCTTAGTCCAGTCATTTAATTGTCACTACTGGCTtatagcagggtttcccaaacttggtcctggggtCTCCCTGGGTGCACATTTCTGGCTTTTgccaaaaaccaaaatgtgcacccaggtGGGGCCCCAGGACAAAGTTTGGGAAACCTTAGCTTACAGTGAAGTTGACCTATACACATATCCTTTTGGTGTGACTTTATTTGACAACGAGTTCACTCGAGTGGGTACATTACCCTCAGTGGGTACATTACCCTCAGGAGAAGACATTCATATAGTTTGTAATTTGACCATGACCTTATGAACTATGACCTCTAACCTAACTCTACCCCATCTCCACTACCAGGTGTTCTCTATGAGGCGGTACCAGGAGTTCATCGCCCCCTACGTCCGCCTGCTGCCCCACGACAACATCTGCCGCATCGCCGAGGTGATAACAGGCGAGCACAGCGTCTTTGTCTTCTTTCAGCGCAACTACGGCGACATGCACTCGTACGTGCGCACATGCAAGCGGCTCCAGGAGGAGGAGGCGGTGCTTCTCTTCCGCCAGATGGCGGTGGCGGTGGCACACTGTCATGAGCATGGGGTGGTCCTGCGCGACCTCAAGCTGCGCAAGTTTGTCTTCGTAGACCAGCAGAGGTTAGTAGTTTATGCGCTTCttttaaagtggcaatcagcagttgaaacgaTAACAAAGCTCCTCCCCACccgtttcagtaaaaagctgagggattaATAAATGTAACGACTAACCATATATTGTATAAATATTCTAGTTTTaaacatgttttgaggctatacagtgtttgtttatattgaCTTTGTTTACTATCATTGGAGTAAAACAGGCtattattttgggttctgatgggataaattatattcttcaagaataaatTAATCTGGTTGCCCCTTAATTAACTTAACCTAATTTTAGCTGAGGAACATGGTCATTGGATGTTCTGTTTGCAGGTTGGAttgacttacagtagtgactgAGACGTGGCCCAAATTCGTCATCTAAATGTTTACTTGAGACACATCAGCCAGGCATATGTGGACTAAGTTCAGTTGCATTATGTCACTGCTAAAGAAGGCCATTTAGTTAAGAAACTGTCAAAATGGCACTAAAGCTCCTCATGATGCCTTTATCACACCATCATAACAGCTATGTCATATGACTAGGGCTATATTTCTCCCACCCCGTAAACACAGGTGTCATTCCAGACAGAGTTATGTAAGGTGTATTATGCACCATCGATGAATAACACAAAGCAGAAAACATGTCGCACCATGGGGGTATGATGATGACTCAAtatctctctctggttctccttCCTTTCAGGACCAAGCTTGTTCTTCAGAACCTGGAAGACTCCTGTCTGCTCCACGGGGACGACGACTCTCTTACGGACAAGCACGGCTGCCCAGCCTACGTGGGCCCCGAGATCCTCAACTCACACCACTCGTACTCAGGGAAGGCTGCTGATGTCTGGAGCATGGGCGTGGTGCTGTACACCATGCTGGTGGGTCGCTACCCGTTCCAGGATGTGGAACCTGCCGCTCTCTTTAGTAAGATCCGCCGGGGGACCTTCACAGTGCCAGAGTCGCTCTCGGTGCGGGCTAAGTCGCTGGTGTGCTGCATGCTGCGTAAAGCACCCTTGGAGAGACTGGAGGCCTCAGAATTGCTGCTCCACCCGTGGCTGAACTGTTCCAATAACACAACACCTCCCAACATGCACCTCAACCCCAGGAACTGCACTGACCAAGTGGTCCCCAACTACACAGAAGATACTAAGGACACAGGCTGTTTctagaataaaaataaaaatgtcctcTGTCCCAGTGATGCAAGTAGAGCAGTATCATCTCCATAGAGGGACTACTGGTAATGCAGGGTTTTTTCCTACCTACCTGACACTTAAGAAACATAACATAGTCATATGGCATTACATATTTCCAAAGTAAACCTCTTATGCTAATGTCTAACTGCAGTTTGGTAT belongs to Salvelinus namaycush isolate Seneca chromosome 20, SaNama_1.0, whole genome shotgun sequence and includes:
- the LOC120065223 gene encoding tribbles homolog 2-like — translated: MSVNISSPAAAPTRPLRLKRLELDDPQDDTEALKCKRPRLSLPPSSPGLAPCLRPLSHSPDSDQHCVSCIGPYVLLEPTEGTETYRAFHRVTEQEYTCKVFSMRRYQEFIAPYVRLLPHDNICRIAEVITGEHSVFVFFQRNYGDMHSYVRTCKRLQEEEAVLLFRQMAVAVAHCHEHGVVLRDLKLRKFVFVDQQRTKLVLQNLEDSCLLHGDDDSLTDKHGCPAYVGPEILNSHHSYSGKAADVWSMGVVLYTMLVGRYPFQDVEPAALFSKIRRGTFTVPESLSVRAKSLVCCMLRKAPLERLEASELLLHPWLNCSNNTTPPNMHLNPRNCTDQVVPNYTEDTKDTGCF